Part of the Elusimicrobiota bacterium genome is shown below.
ACCAGTTGGGCGTGCACCCGAGGTGGGTGCAACGGGACCAAAGAGCGTAGACCCCCTTGTCGTCGCGGATGACCCAGACGCGGTTCTCTTTGTTGACGGTGACGCCCTGGGGCAGGTCTTTCAGCTTTCCCATTTTAAAGCGCTGGGACGGTTCGTAGAGAACGTTGGGAAGCATGTAGCGGGCGGTGGCGGCGGCGCTTCCGGCCAAAAAAGCTCCAAAGGCGCCCCAGGCGCCGGCGATCAAGCCGCGACGGGTGACTTCCGGGTTAAAAAAATTTCCTTCGGGCGCCGGGGTGGAACCCGACGGGGATGAGGGAACGTCGGACATGGACGAGAACTCGTTTGACGAAATTGGCGTTGCGGCCTGAGTTTACAAGTTCACTTGGGCGGTGTCAAACCGACCGGCGACGCGCTCTTCGCTAGCGCGCGGCCAGAGCCCCGCTCACCGTTTCTTTCAACTGATGAAAGGTGAACGGCTTGGGCAGATAGGCCTTGATTTCGTTCCCAATAAATCGTTCGAATCGTTTTTCCGCGCAGACGGTGCACAACACAATGGGCAGGGTCGGCCACCGACTTTTTATTTTTTGGGCCGTCTCCAACCCGTCCATGCCCGGCATGCGAAGGTCCAACAGGACCAGGTCCGCCGGTGATTTTTCCAAGAGGGCGAGGGCTTCCTCGCCGGAACTGACGGTTTGAACCCCGAACCCCTGATCGGCCAATTCCAACCGGAGAACGTCCCGAATGCCCGGATCGTCCTCCACCACAAGCACCGTTTGATTCAACGCACACCCCCTATTTGGATTCGAGCTCCGAGTTCCAATAAGCGTTGTCCACGAAGCGTTGCCAGGACTGACGCACTTTAAAATGGGACCGGAAAACCAGGGAGGCCGGGCCTTTCCATTTGGGCCGGGTGGGGCGGATCAAGAGCCTCATCCCCGCCTCTTCGGGCAGGCGGCTTCCTTTTTTCAAATTGCAGGGGATGCAGGAGGTCACGATGTTTTCCCAGGTGGTCGCGCCCTCGCGGCAGCGGGGAACCACGTGGTCCAAATTCAGGTTTTCCGTTGAAAACTTCACGCCGCAATAACAGCACCGGTAGCCGTAATGTTCGTAAATGTTTCGACGGGTGAATTTGACCTGACTCAACGGGAGGCGATCAAACACGCGCAGAGCGATCACTTCGGGAATGGCGAGCTTAAAGGACGGCGTTCGAATGAACCCCGCCGGGTTTCCCCCCCGCTCGATGGAGAGCTCCCGCCAACTGTCGAAGGAGTAAGTGCGGTATTCCTGGTCTACAACGTGGGCGTGGTCGAGGTAAAGGAGGGTCAGCGCTCGCTTGAGCGAGGTGATTTGAATGGCGTAAAACTGCCGATTAAGGACCAAGACATCGCCGGACATAGTCGGGCCCCCGTTTTATTGATTGCGACAAAACCGCCAGAAGCCGGGGGAAGGCTGGGGACGGCTAACAGAAAGAAGAGTTTAGCAAAAAACAAACACGCAATGGACGTTTTTAAAGGAGGTATCGGGAGGGGCGATGGGGAAAGGCTTTAAACTAACTTTCGAGCGTGTCGTGGGTCACCAATTCCACCTGAACGCCCAACCCTTTTAACCAGGCCACGGCGGCGTCCAGCGTGGGGCCGTCGCCTTCCAGTTCCAAAACGCTTTCACCGACCGTTTCGGTAATCTTGGCCCGGCGCACGTTGAAGACGATGTCGAACTTCTTGCTCAACTCCCAGGTGATCGGCTTTTGAACCAACGTGGGAGAAAAAATAAGATGCACGCGTTTTTTCACGAACTCGGACTCCGATCTTGATGTCGCGACCAAAACGACCTGGCCGGATCGCTTCGCCCGCGGGCGAATCGCGGTACTCGGTCAGGCGGCCGCCCCCGTCGAACGGTGGGCGTTGAATTCAGCCGACGACTTCCGCCCGAACGGTCGGGCGGTCCAACAAAAAACCTCAAATCCCTCCGGCAAAAAGCCGGTTATTTTCCGCCGGCGATGGCGGTGGGGGTTTCGGTCCCTCGGGGACCGCCCACCGTCTTTTGCCTCCGGCAAAAAGCCGGTTATTTTCCGCCGGCGATGGCGGTGGGGTTTCGGTCCTCGGGGACCGCCCACCGTCTTTTGCCTCCGGCGAAAAGCCGGTTATTTTCCGCCGGCGATGGCCGGGATGATGCTCACTTCGGCGCCCGGGGCCACGGCCGTTTTGGCCCCGTCTTTAAAACGAATGTCTTCGCCGTTCACGAACACGTTGATGAACCGGCGGATCTGGCCCGTCTCGTCGCACAGGCGTTCCTTGAGGCCGGGGAACCCTTTTTCCAAACCGGCGATGATCTGCTCGATCGTCGCGCCCTCCACCTCCACGACGGCCTGGTCTTTCGTCAAGCGCCTCAACGGGGCGGGAATGCGCACTTTTACGGCCATAACAAAGTCTCCTTTAGTGTACGTCACGCCCCGACGGATTCAAGGGGGGGCGCCCCCGGAACCGACCGCGACCCCTTGACACGCTGGTGCAGGGAGCGGAAGGCCTCCAACGTGGGAGGGATATCGTGCAAGACCGCGGTGCGCCCGGCGACGGCTTCGATGGT
Proteins encoded:
- a CDS encoding Rieske 2Fe-2S domain-containing protein, producing MSDVPSSPSGSTPAPEGNFFNPEVTRRGLIAGAWGAFGAFLAGSAAATARYMLPNVLYEPSQRFKMGKLKDLPQGVTVNKENRVWVIRDDKGVYALWSRCTHLGCTPNWFQAESRFRCPCHGSNFNVAGDVIAGPAPKPLWRCSVDVTPDGDLVVDKSQMENRPGFRDRGAFFIPVAV
- a CDS encoding response regulator, with the protein product MNQTVLVVEDDPGIRDVLRLELADQGFGVQTVSSGEEALALLEKSPADLVLLDLRMPGMDGLETAQKIKSRWPTLPIVLCTVCAEKRFERFIGNEIKAYLPKPFTFHQLKETVSGALAAR
- a CDS encoding HNH endonuclease; translated protein: MSGDVLVLNRQFYAIQITSLKRALTLLYLDHAHVVDQEYRTYSFDSWRELSIERGGNPAGFIRTPSFKLAIPEVIALRVFDRLPLSQVKFTRRNIYEHYGYRCCYCGVKFSTENLNLDHVVPRCREGATTWENIVTSCIPCNLKKGSRLPEEAGMRLLIRPTRPKWKGPASLVFRSHFKVRQSWQRFVDNAYWNSELESK
- a CDS encoding NIL domain-containing protein, with amino-acid sequence MKKRVHLIFSPTLVQKPITWELSKKFDIVFNVRRAKITETVGESVLELEGDGPTLDAAVAWLKGLGVQVELVTHDTLES
- a CDS encoding MoaD/ThiS family protein; the encoded protein is MAVKVRIPAPLRRLTKDQAVVEVEGATIEQIIAGLEKGFPGLKERLCDETGQIRRFINVFVNGEDIRFKDGAKTAVAPGAEVSIIPAIAGGK